From a single Miscanthus floridulus cultivar M001 chromosome 8, ASM1932011v1, whole genome shotgun sequence genomic region:
- the LOC136475322 gene encoding probable E3 ubiquitin-protein ligase XBOS32, with product MGFLSLVGNSFGCSASGERLVSAARDGDLQEARALLEYNPRLARYSTFGGRNSPLHYAAAQGHHEIVSLLLESGVEINLRNYRGQTALMQACQYGHWEVVQTLILFNANVHRTDYLNGGTAIHFAALHGHARCLRLVLADYVPSVPNFCTVMNHRSSEEDSAADFDHDALVKMVNQKADGGLTPLHMAALNGHVECVQLLLDLGASVSEVTIEDGTTIDLIGAGSTPLHYAACGGNAVCCQLLIARGACITVQNASGWTPLMVARSWQRNSVEEILSKEPEGRIHTLPSPYLCLPLMSIMNIARECGWRYLNQSPVCIDPCAVCLEGSCSVAAEGCKHEFCTRCALYLCSTSYTSVSPAGAIPCPLCRHPIVSFTALPGTSPIRELPRNSLSLSFCTTCPAVNSDSSTPIAAHLYRTEFQCGRMPLMGSSSFRSLSCQRIPAMKLNPSFCIGSMDTNPCLIRCSRFGSSLRRSASQGEETRRAWPVTFNPIVATGS from the exons ATGGGGTTCCTCAGCCTTGTGGGTAACTCCTTTGGGTGCTCTGCTTCCGGTGAGCGGCTTGTCTCAGCTGCCCGCGACGGCGACCTGCAGGAGGCACGTGCGCTGCTCGAGTACAATCCTCGCCTTGCCCGGTACTCGACATTCGGTGGCCGGAACTCACCGCTGCACTATGCCGCAGCGCAAGGTCACCATGAG ATTGTCTCTCTGTTGCTTGAATCTGGAGTTGAGATCAACCTTAGGAATTACAGGGGGCAG ACTGCTTTGATGCAAGCATGCCAATATGGCCACTGGGAGGTTGTTCAAACACTGATACTCTTCAATGCAAAT GTTCACAGGACAGATTATCTCAATGGTGGAACTGCTATCCATTTTGCAGCACTGCATGGTCATGCTCGATGCCTCCGTCTTGTGCTTGCAGATTATGTTCCAAGCGTACCGAATTTCTGCACCGTGATGAACCATAGGTCATCTGAAGAAGATTCAGCTGCTGATTTTGATCATGA TGCTTTGGTCAAGATGGTAAATCAGAAGGCGGATGGAGGCTTAACCCCACTTCATATGGCAGCATTAAATGGGCATGTAGAGTGCGTGCAATTGTTGCTGGACTTAGGAGCATCTGTTTCTGAGGTCACTATTGAGGATGGAACAACTATAGACTTAATAG GAGCTGGTAGCACCCCACTTCACTATGCTGCTTGTGGTGGAAATGCTGTCTGTTGTCAA CTCCTAATTGCTCGAGGAGCTTGCATTACTGTGCAAAATGCTAGCGG ATGGACCCCATTAATGGTGGCTCGTTCCTGGCAAAGAAATTCAGTTGAGGAAATCTTAAGTAAAGAGCCAGAGGGGCGGATACACACTCTTCCTTCTCCTTATCTCTGTCTTCCACTTATGAGTATCATGAACATTGCCAG GGAGTGTGGATGGAGGTATCTAAACCAGTCACCTGTTTGTATTGACCCTTGTGCTGTCTGCTTAGAAGGGAGCTGTTCTGTTGCCGCAGAAG GTTGCAAACATGAATTCTGCACAAGATGTGCTCTATACCTTTGTTCAACCAGTTACACATCAGTGAGCCCAGCGGGTGCAATACCATGTCCTCTCTGCAGGCATCCAATCGTCTCTTTCACCGCTCTTCCTGGCACGAGCCCGATAAGAGAGCTACCGAGAAACAGCCTTTCACTGTCATTCTGCACGACGTGCCCAGCCGTGAACTCCGATTCTTCTACCCCGATTGCCGCCCATCTGTACCGGACGGAATTCCAGTGCGGGCGCATGCCACTgatgggctcatcctccttccgCTCGCTGAGCTGCCAGAGGATACCGGCGATGAAACTGAACCCGTCGTTCTGTATAGGTTCCATGGACACGAACCCCTGCCTCATAAGGTGCTCAAGGTTCGGATCTAGCCTGCGGCGCTCGGCTTCCCAGGGAGAGGAAACTAGAAGAGCTTGGCCTGTGACGTTTAACCCAATTGTCGCCACTGGCAGCTGA
- the LOC136475323 gene encoding receptor-like protein 44 yields MSRHHHHAAAAAAAIAAVLFLLTPPPCAADPNDERCLSHLHQSLSDPSAGLNWTKAAISAPCDGFFSHLQGVTCNNGRVYKLALPELSLGGTIPPELSNCTNLQSLDLSANALSGAIPTELSALLNLAVLNLSANALSGAIPRELASCAYLNVIDLHGNQLSGPIPDELGLLVRLSTFDVSYNRLSGPIPVLLANRTGAGSTAAVGTARFNASSFVGNKGLYGYPLPPLRTRGLSVLAIVGIGLGSGLLSLVLSFSAVCLWLRATDRTATTPGEEGKISQLMPDY; encoded by the coding sequence ATGTCCcgtcaccaccaccacgccgccgccgccgccgccgccatcgctgcAGTGCTCTTCCTGCTCACGCCGCCTCCTTGCGCTGCCGACCCTAACGACGAGCGTTGCCTGTCCCACCTCCACCAGTCCCTCTCCGATCCCTCCGCCGGTCTCAACTGGACCAAGGCGGCGATCTCGGCGCCGTGCGACGGCTTTTTCTCGCACCTCCAAGGCGTGACCTGCAACAACGGGCGCGTGTACAAGCTAGCCCTCCCGGAGCTCTCGCTCGGGGGCACCATCCCGCCGGAGCTCTCCAACTGCACCAACCTCCAGTCGCTGGACCTCTCCGCGAACGCGCTGTCCGGCGCCATCCCGACGGAGCTCTCCGCGCTGCTGAACCTAGCCGTGCTCAACCTCTCCGCGAACGCGCTCTCCGGCGCCATCCCACGGGAGCTCGCCAGCTGCGCCTACCTCAACGTCATAGATCTCCATGGCAACCAGCTGTCCGGACCCATCCCCGACGAGCTCGGCCTCCTCGTCCGGCTCTCGACCTTCGACGTCTCCTACAACCGCCTCTCGGGCCCCATCCCCGTGCTCCTCGCCAACCGTACCGGCGCCGGCAGCACGGCAGCCGTCGGGACGGCGAGGTTCAATGCCAGCTCGTTCGTAGGGAACAAGGGCTTGTACGGGTACCCGCTGCCGCCGTTGCGGACGCGGGGGCTCTCCGTGCTCGCCATCGTTGGCATCGGCCTTGGCAGCGGGCTGCTCAGCCTTGTGCTCAGCTTCTCCGCCGTGTGTCTGTGGCTTCGCGCCACGGACCGGACTGCAACCACCCCTGGCGAGGAGGGCAAGATCTCCCAGCTCATGCCGGACTACTGA